The nucleotide window CACCGAGGTCCTCCTCGCCTCCTGGCCCTCCGCCCCCGACGGCTGGCCGCGCCTGGTCCGCCCCACCATCCACGAGGTGACCGGCCTGTGCGCCGCCCTCGCCGTCGCGACCAGCGCCCTGGACCTCTCCAACCGCCTCGCCGAAGTCTGACCGCAACCGCAGAGGGCCGCCCCGCGCCGACCGGCAGGGGCGGCCTTGCCGTATGCCCGCCCATCCGGAAGTTGCGTACGCTCGTTGAGAACGGGCGCTGTCCGCAGTTCCGTGAATCCCCAGGACGGTTGAGGATGTGCTGCTTCCGGGATCGATGTGCGGGTGGGAGGGGGTGAACGACTCCTCCGGCACTCTGGTGGTGGAGGCGGTGTCGATGGCCCGCCCAGGCCGGTGCCCGAACTGCTGCGAGCAGGCCCTCCGTGCGCACAGGCCATTTCAACGCACCCTGAACGAAAGGCGCTTCGGCTCGCGGTGGGGTCATCATCCGGCTGCGGGTGAGCCGGTACTTCTGCGACCGCAGGAGCTGCTCCCGCACGACCTCGTCGAGCGGGTACGGGGCTGTCCGCGCGCTACCGCCGTTCCAGCACCGGGCTGGCGGGCTGACTGCGGTCGATCGCGTCGAGCTCGGCGACCGTCCCGCCGCACCGTCATCGAGGAAGGCGCCGCCCAGCCCGAGCAGCGCACCGTACCCCTCGCCGTGCCACCGCCCGCGCACTGGCCGATTCACAAGGGCATCCCCCTCGGAGAACTGTCTTGATGCGTCCCAGCCGCGCCTGGCGCATACCGGGGTAGCCCTGCTGGCTGCTGGCTACAAGGCGAAGACGACGTGGAGACCACTCCGTGAGCATCTCCGTCGTCGAGCACGCTCCCCGCCGCGCCCACCGATAGGGTTTGCGGCGTCGGAGCGAGGAGGAAAACCATGGCGCTGACCACGTCGCTGGCTGGCCGGGTCCGGAACACGAGCCTGCCGAAGAGCCATGCCCTCTTGCCGCTCCTTGAGGCTGTCGTTAATGGCATTCAGGCGATCGATGCCCGATTCAGCGACGCCGTCGAGCGTGGCCGTCTGACCGTCAGGATCCAGCGCAGCCCGCAGGAGGAACTCGACCTTGGTCCCGCTGGCCCTGGGCGCGTGGCGCTGAAGCCCATCGTGGGCTTCAACGTTGAGGACAACGGGGTGGGCTTCACTCCGGAGAACATGACCTCGTTCGAGACGCTGGACAGCGACCACAAGACCGACATCGGCTGCCGGGGTGTAGGACGCCTGCTCTGGCTCAAGGCGTTCGACAGAGTCTCAATCCGCAGCGCCTATGACGACGGAGCTGGAGGCTTCCGCGGACGGCAGTTCCGCTTCTCCATCGAGAGGGAGGTCGAGCCGGGCATGGAAGAGGACGGTCTCGACGAAGCCGGCACGATCGTGAGTCTCGACGGGTTCAAGGAACCCTTCCAGCAGAGCGCGGTGAAGAGCGTCGAGGCGATCGCTCGCGAAGTGTTCGAGCACTGCATTTGGTACTTCCTCCGCCCAGGCGGTGCTCCTGACATTACGGTGACCGACGGTGACGAAACTGTCCCGCTCAACGACCTCATGAACGACTTTGTGTACTCCGAGATGCCGACGTCCAGCATCGACGTCAAGGGCGAGCAGTTCGACATGGTCAACCTCTGCCTCAAGTCCTCGACACGCATTTCCACGCCACGGCTGTACTGGTGCGCCGCAAGCCGCGTGGTCGTGGAGGAGAACCTCACGAGCAAGGTGCCAGGACTCTACGGAAAGCTCAAAGACGAGGCGTCGGCCCAGTTCACATACGTTTGCTACCTGTCTTCCAGCTTCCTCGACGAGCACGTCCGCGCCGACCGCACGGCCTTCGACATCCCTGAGCAGGCACCTGGCGCGACGCTGACCCAAGACGTGTCGCTGAACGACATCCGCGAGAGAGTACTGAAGGAAGTGGAGACGATCCTTGCCGTCCCGCTCAGCGCGGCACGCGAGGAGGGAAAGGCGCGCGTCAACGAGTTCGTGAGCAACCGTGCCCCAAGGTACCGGCCTGTTCTGTCCCGGATCGAGTCGCTCGGTGTGACCGTGGATCCGTCCATTAAGGACCAAGAGCTTGAGTTGTTGTTGCACGGCAACCTCCAGAAGCTCGAAGCCACCGCTGTTGCCGAGGGCCAGGCCGTCTTCGCCGAAGTCGGCTCAGCACCGCCGGAGGACTACGCCGAACGGCTCGCCCAGTATCTCGACATGGTGAAGGACATCAACCAGTCCGATCTGGCCGCTTACGTCTCGCGCCGGCGAGTGATGCTCGACGTCCTCACCAAACTGATCAGGTCCGACGGCCATGGCAAGTACAGCAGGGAGGATGCCATCCACTCGCTGCTTATGCCGATGCGGACCGACTCGAACGAGATCGGCACCGACGCTTCGAACCTCTGGATCATCGACGAGCGGCTTGCGTTCCACGACTACCTCGCCTCCGACAAGACTCTGAAGAGCATGCCCATTACCGGATCCGAATCGACGACGGAGCCCGACGTGTTCGCGACGCGGCTCGTCGACACCCCGGTGCTGGCCGCGGAGGGCGAGAAGCTCCCGCTGCCGTCCATCGTCGTGATCGAGATCAAACGGCCGATGCGTAACGACGCGTCGGAGGGCAAGGACCCGATTCAGCAGTGCCTTGAGTATGTGAATCGCGTGCGCGCTGGCGGCGTGAAGACCGCATCGGGGCGGCCAATCCCTGCGACGCCGGAGCCGCCCGCTTTCTGCTACGTCGTCGCCGATCTCACGCCAACGATGGAGAACAGGTGCAAGTACGCGGGCTTGCGTCCCACCCATGACGGTATGGGCTACTTCGGCTTCAACGAGGCGTACAAGGTATACATCGAAGTGATGAGCTTCGACCGTCTCGTTAACACGGCCACCGAGCGGAACCGAGCGTTCTTCGACAAATTGGGACTGCCGTCCAGTTGATCGATGATGGGGCTTTTCGAATTTGACTCACCATTACCGACGAACGAGGAGGACACGATGCCTACGGCCAGCGGCTCTGGGGTCTCCGGAGGTCGCCGCCCACGTCGGCATCAGCGTCCGGGCCGCCCGCAGCCGCAAGAGCCGGGGCACTCTGCCGGAGCCCGACGACACCAGGGTGCCGGACCGGCCGCGATGAAGGCCCGCCACCTTGCAGGGCTGGCAGCCCGGTCGGCCGAGGGGTTCCGCAGCGACCTGCACGGCACCGCCCGTCACGACGGCACCGCATCCGCCTGAACGGCAGTCAGTCCCGCCCCTAGGCTGCGGCCATGACGACCGGCTCACCGATGCCGTCCCCGCCGTTTCCCTCGCCCGACAGCGCGGTGCTCCGGCTGATTGTCGGCAACGCCGTCGCGTCGGTCCGCAGCGGCGAAGCCTCGGTGGAGGAGGCAATCCTCCACGCAGCCGTCCACGGCTGGTACGAGGGTCATGTCCAGGGCGAGGACGAGTGCCCTGGCTGCGACTTCCGGGGCGAGCTGCCCAGGCACGCCAGCCGCGGATGAGCGCGGCTAGATCTTCACTCACGTCTTCGTGCAGGGCAACAAGAGGGTCGCCGCACTGGTGACGGTGATCTGCCCTGGCCCTGTTCGTGTTCTGCCTGATCGAGCGCCAGGTCCGCCGGGCCCTCGGAGGCGGCCAGAAGATGCCCGGGCTCTATCCCGGCAACCAGCAGGTCCGGCCCACCGGCCGGATGATCCCCTATCATCTCTCCGGCCTGCGGCTGCGCGTCGTCGGCGTCACCGACCCGCCCATCATCGTTATCAGCGGCGGCGTCCATCTCCTCGACCTCCTCGGTCGCCTGGAGCAGAAGCATCCTCGCTGGTCAGAGACCTGAGCGAGCTACCCGCGGCGACCATGGGCCATCCTGGGAGCGTTGACGGCCTAGCCCATAGCCTGGAGGCGCGCACGCCCGTGTAGGTGCGCGTCGTTCCCTCAGCGTCGGTGGGCGTACGCGGATGACCAAGTGGGCGCCGGAGGCACGTG belongs to Streptomyces graminofaciens and includes:
- a CDS encoding ATP-binding protein encodes the protein MALTTSLAGRVRNTSLPKSHALLPLLEAVVNGIQAIDARFSDAVERGRLTVRIQRSPQEELDLGPAGPGRVALKPIVGFNVEDNGVGFTPENMTSFETLDSDHKTDIGCRGVGRLLWLKAFDRVSIRSAYDDGAGGFRGRQFRFSIEREVEPGMEEDGLDEAGTIVSLDGFKEPFQQSAVKSVEAIAREVFEHCIWYFLRPGGAPDITVTDGDETVPLNDLMNDFVYSEMPTSSIDVKGEQFDMVNLCLKSSTRISTPRLYWCAASRVVVEENLTSKVPGLYGKLKDEASAQFTYVCYLSSSFLDEHVRADRTAFDIPEQAPGATLTQDVSLNDIRERVLKEVETILAVPLSAAREEGKARVNEFVSNRAPRYRPVLSRIESLGVTVDPSIKDQELELLLHGNLQKLEATAVAEGQAVFAEVGSAPPEDYAERLAQYLDMVKDINQSDLAAYVSRRRVMLDVLTKLIRSDGHGKYSREDAIHSLLMPMRTDSNEIGTDASNLWIIDERLAFHDYLASDKTLKSMPITGSESTTEPDVFATRLVDTPVLAAEGEKLPLPSIVVIEIKRPMRNDASEGKDPIQQCLEYVNRVRAGGVKTASGRPIPATPEPPAFCYVVADLTPTMENRCKYAGLRPTHDGMGYFGFNEAYKVYIEVMSFDRLVNTATERNRAFFDKLGLPSS